Within the Lacerta agilis isolate rLacAgi1 chromosome Z, rLacAgi1.pri, whole genome shotgun sequence genome, the region TTTAAGTACAAATTAGATGCAAAAACTATTACTGGAACAGAGACTCAAATCAACTCCACTTCCTACATTACAGCTATGCTCTAACAAGTAGTAACAGTTCCAAACattgtagtacagtggtgccctgctagacgaatgcctcgctagacgaaaggcattcactagcggaaggctgtctcgcaagacgaatttttcaatgggcttgccttgcaagacgaaaaaatttccgattccccccccccccgtcaaactgctcttcccccgttggtgcttcgcaagatgaaattttcgctatacgacagcactcgcagaacgaattaatttcgtcttgcgaggcaccactgtactatagaGACAGACTCTGGAATATTGCGAAAACAGGCTGTGTAACCCAATGGTGGCTCAAGTCCTTTTCTCCTGTGGGCATTTTTAGATTCTCAATCCTGTTATCTTGCCCAAAATATTTTTAGATACTACTAGCTCAGTGGGTCAACATGATACTGCTGCTCACTCACATAATTTCTGCTACACCATGAGGGAATTCTCTACACAGGGCTTGAATGAATTTTCATATTGGAGGCTGCTAGTGAGCCATTCCTGATTTCAGCAAGCTGGACAGTGGTCATGCCACTACAAGGGAGGGGAGCACTTTCCAAAAGCCGACAAATTAAGTCAATATACCCACAGATCCTATAGGCACAATCTTACCTCATCATATCTCTCATTGTAGTTGGTCTTGACAGCTTCCACAAGTTTAGCTAGAGCTCCCTTGTCCTCGCTGCAAAGGAGAAGACAGATTCAACAAGCCAGCAATTGAGTTTTTCTCCAAGTAgactacaatttaaaatattgctttaagTGCCACTTTTCAGGGCAATGTTCTCTTAAGAGGCCCCACAAAAGTTCATTTAGCTTCAGCAGTTGTGTTCATTCAATGACATTAGACACAACGCAGACCCCTACAGATGACTAACAAGTCCCTTAATTTCTAAGGGTTGCATCCAatttagtcctactcagagtagacatactGCAATTAGTGGCTCCAAGTTAGgcatgtccattattttcaatgggttgGCTCTGAGTCGAATGTAACACCCATTATGGTCCACTTCAGGGTGAACCTCTAAGTAAAAACACAGCTTGATGCCACACTAGGCTAGCAGCAATAATGCCAACTTTTAAGCTTTACATGCAGTCAATGCCCTGCAGGCCTGGGGTCATGCAGTCGTTACCAATATGGAAACCAACTGCTCAGCTGGCACATGTGAACTTAGCAAGGCCAGATGCGGGAggaaaggctgctgctgcagctttaaCAGTTGTTCAGCTTGCAGTTAATTAAAGGTGTAACTGCCCCAAACCACACCAGCCTCTTTGGTTTCTTCATTTGAATTAGAAAATAGGCAAAAAATGTTTTCAGGGCTACTTACGGATTAACCTGAGTGAAGGCAACACAGGTACAGGTCTTTCGGTGGACGAGGCGGCCCAGCCTTGCCTTGCTTTTGATGATGCAATAGGGCACTCCCATTTTTCTGCACAAGGCAGGCAGGAAAACTACCAGCTGGATCAGAGGGGAGAAAAAATGCTTTAACGTTGGTGGTGGTTCAGTTTTTAATACAATAGGAATGaggaactgtggccctccagactttACTGAactcctaactcccatcagccccagtggttagggatgatagcAGCAGGAGTCTAACATTGGGGctgtccccatccctgctttacaacAAGGGCTCTGGCAATTGCTCAGGGTTAAAAAGCTCGTATAATTTTACTCTTCACAGATAGGGGTCAGGTGAAGAAATTCAAACATCATTGCAAAAGCCATACCCTGCTCTATAAAGAGTCAAGTTTGAAGATTTGTTAACAGGACTCAGTGATGTTTTCCAAAGTTGTACAGCCAAGCACATTTCAACAGTCACTATAGTGGCCTGGCAACATTAAGAATTatctagagcaggagtgggtGACCATTTTGTTCAAGTTaaggaaagaaacaacagaaAACACCTGTACAGGGTACAAGAATGCAGTGGCtgctattcattaaaaaaacaccacctagCAGCATAAATCTGAGCTTTTGGGTACAAGACCCCAATTCTTGCATCTCCTTACCTCAATGGGGTCTACATCGTGTGCGATCACCACCAGCTGCGCCTTCTTGTTCTCCACCAGAGTTGTAACGGTGTTGACACCTGAAGAAAAAGCCAGTTAATTTGAGTGTACTACAAAAGTTTATGTTttcccaggcaaaaaaaaaaatattttaaaaaaaatccagagctccctccctgtggaaaagCACAGTGGCTCAAGTGGTGTTAACAAAGCAGCAATCTGCCAGCTTTTCCTAGCCATGTCAAGGACTAGCAGAGGAAGAGTCTGCTACCGCTCAGGGTTAAAAAGCTCGTATGTTTTGCTCTTCAGTCTGCAGTTCAGGTGAAGAAATTCATACATCATCGCGGTagccagtgtgatgcagtggttacCTGGGCGAAACCATGGTTCAAACCCCAACTCAACAATGGAGCTCACTGggccaccttgggccagtcactgtgttTCAACCCAGCCTCCCCTACAGGGTTGTTTGCAAgggtaaaatgaggagggggagaaccatctaTGCCATCTTGTACTTTTTGGATAtataagctaaataaataaataaataaataaataagggcagTTGTCCAAGCTTTCATTCAACCAGGCTTAAATGTACAAGTACAAAGTAGGAAGGTTACCTGCTCTGAGCACAGGAGGCCTCTTGGTAGGGACGTCGCCTTTCCCTGCAGCCTTTTGCTCTGCACGGGCCAGCAGCCTCTGCTTCTTCTCTTGCTTCGTCTCAGGCCTGTATTTGTGGGCCAATTTCAGAAGCTGAGTAGCTGTGGAAGACAGTTGGAACTGTTCAGAGGAAAGCCTCTCAAACACCACGTTCCCATTATCCCCTTCCCCTAAAGGACATAACTTTTGTGCATCAGCGATCTTGGTGGTTGGGAGTCATCAAGGAAGCTCAGATAGCAAATATTTTGCTAGCATCATCTGCACACAAAGGAAAACCCTTTCTTACTATAGCACTGTGTAAAACTAGTTCTCACACTTGCCACTTTCCAGCAAGCTCCCAAAACATGGGGTGCACATTCAATTAAGGAGTCTGAGCATCTACCCCCACCTCTTTTCTGCAACCCCACCTTTAAAGCCAAGGAAAGGAGCTGGCCTTCACCTGTCTGACGGTCCAATGCTTGAGTGAACTGGTTAACTGCTGGAGGCACCTTCAGTCTTTTGTAGAGGATGGCTCTTTGGCGCTGAAGTCGGATATAACGAGGCCATTTTACAAAGCGAGTCAGGTCCCGTTTAGGCTGAATGTCCTGCCCTGAAAGGCAGAAGAACAACTCAAAATAATTGCTTCCTTAGCAATTACTGGTTATCCTTTTGTATTCCTGGTTTTCAGCCCAGAGCAAAGGTGGCAGGAGCATCAGCGATCTTGGTGGATAAGATTGTCAGCAGCATCACTCTGATAGCAAATATTCTTTTGCATCATTTGCTCACAGCCCAGAGATGCTTGGTCTTCCAAAACATAGTGGAAACACCAGGCCCTTCTAAATGCCTGCCAAAAAGTTTGCTATTACATAGATCCTAATTTAGATAGAAATACACTGATAAAGAAAACATTTAGTGAGACAAGCAATTCAGAaatatatgctttaaatttaaTAGATCTGTGGAAACTAATGCACCCTACCAAGGGAGAATTCACTTTCCTATCACCAGTGCATCAGAATCTCTTTCAATTATACCAATTTTTAACGTCATCCCCAATAATCAAATCCACGATGTGTATCAGATCAGTAATCTTGAAATGTGAATTTAGTAAAACAGTCAAGGTAAAAAAGGCATTTAAATGTTTCCCTTCTTATTGATGAAGGATTTATACAACAAATGTTAACAGAAACTATGTAATATTTTGATTCTAATTCTGCAACAGCTTCTGCAAGAACATTTGAATGGGAAGCATATAAAATGTATGTGTGGCCAAATTATTGCATATTCCTCttataaaagcaaattaaagaataaaaagggggaaatattaaAAGAGGAACTTAAGGACCTTTGAACACAAATGATTACAAGTCCAACCACTATATTGGACAAGGAAATAccaaaaaatgaattaaataataTAGTAGCTCAGGAAATCTAGTTTCATAAAAAGACAAGATGCAGATGGTATTAGACTAGCGATGGACTTGATACatttgataaaaataagaatCCATTTTTAATTATATCATTAAGATACTGAGAAGGCTTTCAACAAAATGTATAGACTACACATAAGTAGCTTTAACTAAATTTGGATTTCCGCTGGATTttataaaatgaattaaaatactgtacgtttcaaccacatctggagtaAATGGCATTATGTCTGCTCTGTTTCAATTGGCCCAAGGAACCAGAGAAGGGTGTCCACTttcatgtttgctttttaatgtttagaaCCCCTGGCAACATTTTTGAGATTTACGTAGTTCTCAACTCAGTTGAATACAAATTGGTGTTATTTGCAGATATTTTGGCAAGGTATCAAGATACACTATTAATTGTTCCAAATAGGAACTGAGATGCCAGTAGGTGAAGATTTAATCACACATCTATTTAAGCAAAACCAAATTTATACCGAATCTATTTAATTTGGGCATGTTAATACCAAGAGCTATAACACAACTAGTAACAATTAATACAAATAGCATATCTGAACATCAATTGTTGCGGTTATTAAGCCTTACCCTTTAGATAAGGATGAATGCTCTAAAAATGAATATTATTCCCAGATTTATCTATATTCTGAGAGGACTTCCGGTTTTTTATATCTGGGTTATATTTCCAAAAGATAAACTCCCTGTTTAGAAAATGGCTTTGGGgctcaaaaatacaaataataccTTTGCAGAAAATGCAATTACCAATTAAAGTGGAATTGGAATTCTGAATTATACCACTAGGCCTATTTACTGACAAGTATTATTGGAAACCTGTTGATGGTCGAGGAGGGCTGGGCAGTATCAGGATCAAAATATTTGTAAGTTCAAATGACTCTTGAAACAATTAAATCAGCTAGAAAGATATGGAATATATTAAGCCAATAAAACTAAATTTGACCAATTTTCACATGCAAAACACTTTCTGgaaaaagcatggaaatatagaaaAGCTGCATAGGAGAAGGGTATTGACCTTGGACCAACTGATAGATGAGGAAGATTAAATTTATACATACAATGCATTAAGAAAGAAATACCATCTACCAGTTGTGGCCCAATGACAATACCTGCAGTTACAGCATCTTTTAATTATTCTGTTTGGTCCAGTGGTCTTCTCAGCTTGAGAAACCTGAAATACTGGAGCAATTGGATATTTGAAACTATGAAGCCAGTGATTACTTTTTAGATATTTATTATCAATAAATAAGTTTTATATGCAGAGTTTAAAAAATGATTGGAATAAGGAATTGGTGTGTCCACTATTACCCAGACCTTGGGGAAATGTTTAAGCTTTGACATCAAATGCATCAATGAATCTTAAATTAAGACTTAAGGAGCAGAAAATATTATTCACAATCTATTTGACTCCCCTACGCTTGTATAACAAAGCGCTATCTAATGTAGCCTTTTGCTAGAATTGTAATATGGATAATGCTTTTTTTGATACACATACTTTTACAATGTCTAACTCTTTAAGTTTTGTGTTGGATTATATAAATATGTTACTGAGGAATTTAAAATTTTCAGACGGGCATATTCTTTTGAACGACATACCTATTGTATGGAAAGTGACAATGGGACAGCAAAAATAGATTTGACGTGCCCTAATGGTGGCTAAGGgactgatgaactggaagaatagTTATATTTCTCCATAATAAATAGCTTGATAACATGGCAATATTAGTAACATATGAACAACCACTTATAGATACACTTTCTTTGGATATATTTGAACGAGTTTATACAGAAAATATTAGGTTATTGATAAACATATTTGTAACAGAATATTAAGGCTATACACTGTTCCAATTAGGAAATGAATTTGTAACAGAATATTTGTAACAGATTAAGGCTATACATTGTTCCAAATATGGAAACCTAATttgagaatttttattttatttttattctcgtTCACGTTTTCCTTTTCtaatcacttttttttaaaaaaaaatgaaattcttGCAATGAAATATCAATTAAAAAATTGCTCCTGCCTAAGGCCTATGCAGGCATTTAAGAGTAGATCCCTCTTCGATGATCAACTGATGCTTGCtttaaattattttgcttttaacttgcttttcagtttttttactgtatggttttataCTGCTGCAAAACCTCAGCGATATATTTCTAGGAtacagcagcatataaatactgtTATAAATAGTAACTGGTCAAAATGCAACAAAACCAGCAGTATTCCCCATGCACAGGTATTTTAGAGACAGGCGTGTATTTCCCACTTCCCCTGAAAGCAACTTTACTCCGCTTCTGTTTAGGCTCCTTGACGGATCAACAGGGCTGCAGAGACCCATTATTCCAATCCCCAAATCCTTTTTCCAACTCACCGATGCCGAAGTTCTTGGGCCTTTTCTCAAAAAGAGGATTTACAACCTTCTTGGCCTCCTGTTTCTTGACCACAGCAGGGGCCGGAGCCACCTTCTTCCCCTTGGCCTTCTTCCCCTTGGGCTGCGTAAATTGAAAGAACGATTCGGTGAATTCCCTACCAACAACGGGCGAGCAGCACACATATCGGAAGCCTGCACCAGGCCCAGGTCCCCAAACCGGTTCCCCATTGCATCCGCTCTCCCCAATACAAGGCGCCAAGGATTATTCGCCAAGGTGTCCCCGTGCCTCCCCTGCCAGAAGAAGCCCAACCATTAGCCCGTTTAGAGGACCGATGGCGGCGGATTGAGAATCGACCCCTACAACAGCCACAACTCACCATCTTGGCTTCAGCTACGAAAAAGGAAGGGCAGGAAGCGCTGGGCGGGCCTTAGAAACCCGCGGGGCGGAAGTAAACTCTATAGTTATACGTCTATGGTCGTTGTGGCTTTTCACCGTAGAGATGCAAAGCTATAGGAGGCCGCTCCTCATCCATAGAGAATCCTGGTTCGTGCCTAGAGCGTAATCGGTTTATTGCCACAGTATCAAAGCGAGCATGCGGCTGCAAACCACGCCTGCGCACTAAAGCTGGCATGAGGAATGCGTGGACAGTCAGCCCCAGTCAGCGTAGCTTGGGTTCACGGTAGACTTAGCGTACGCCATGTCGATTACTTTATGTTGGGAAACGGGCTATATGTTTAACTAATAATaaatagttcagcaacatccttCTTTCACCAACTGACCATGTATACCCAATGTTATTTCCTCACTTATTACCCCTGTGCATAAGACACAGATATTTGTGCAGTGATGTACAACAGCTCCTAAGCATGTACAGTGTGTTCCCACAAGTTTCTAATCAGTTAAAAAGCAGCCCTACCCCCACAAAGAAGCAAGTATCCAAGGACACATGGCACAGTATCCCTGCTAAGCGTTGGGCTGCCCACGACCACAATTCCCTGAGGCACTTGTTGCCGCAACGTCCACGGTCCTATATTGAAAGTTtcgtcctgtatttcaggtccgTCCggccccctctctctgccaagctaGGGAtcttctccaaatgcatgtgttcgAAAAGGTGTGTATTTAAGGTCTGGGTAGCAAAGCACAGATAGATTTACAAATtcacgtgtgtgtgcgtgtgtgtgtgtgagagagagagaaattccagtggggccatcctgttaggctgcaatggattgctttgaagtcacttcagcaccaggtggggagggggaatcatcCACCAAACAccccgccctgccctgccctgccctgtattTTGCTAGAATAGTGGCAACCCTGGCTCTGGTGGCTTGCTGTTTATAAAAGAACCACAGGCAAAATTGAGAAGAGACTTAATTGCTGAGGCTGAAatctcatccccacccccaccccgccttctCTGTTGTAAACTCCGCTTCCCACATTTATAGAATGCTCTTCCTAAgggaggacgcgggtggcacgtcaaagtgcaagtagataaataggtactgctccggcgggaaggtaagcggcgtttccgtgcactgctctggttcgccagaagcggcttagtcagcggctgaccacatgacccagaagctgtacgccagctcccttggccaataaagcgagatgagcgccgcaaccccagtcgtccgcaactggacctaatggtcaggggtccctttacccttaccttccTAAGGGAGGGATTTATGGTCCCAGATTAAATGCCTGacatttccaagtagggctgggagattcCGTCTCCATTCATGGACAGTTGATGTCAGTCAGTATATACAATACtgacagcataccctccaacatttctttgatgaaaataagagacatcccattccataattaaaattttattatttatatccgatacttcttactgggttgccccagccattctggtcagcttccaacatatgtaaaagcataacaaaacattaaacattgaaaaactttcctatacagggctgctttcagatgactTGGAtgggataactccacaccctccaacatttctccagtgaaaatagggacaacctaatgaaaaatgggacattctgggatcaaatcagaaactaggaagGCTTTTCAAAATCAAGGacaaccctggaaaatagggacacttggagggtctgtactgAGTTAGATGAAGTAAATGTTATAGAAAATAAGGAGGtaggcttttgctgcccaactcctcAAAGGAACTGAGTCCACTAAGTCCATGATCAGTCAGAAATAAATGGTGGTAGAATGcactgaaagcaaggcagatctttatttttctgttgcaacagagttccctcccctccttgtaAGGAGGCACGAGGGACctagaacaatggtgcgcaagccacTATAAAGACTTTGAAAACTGCCCACCctgtcttggactccagggtgggcaatttaaaatgtctatataagggcgggCACACCTTtattctgggtcctcctcctttctcctgcatgtgggggagcaacctgttgcaacagttaataaagatcaggcttactagctgctttgcttctcaatattctctgaacaaaataaaaaataaaaaaatccttccagtagcaccttagagaccaactaagtttgttccaagaacaaacttattttattttttattttgttttgactatggcagaccaacacggctacctacctaccaatattctctggttggcctgttattttctcctactgatagagaacccataagggaaaaggagtaGTTTTAATTCTTATAACACCATTTAATTTAGTTCCCCCCCCATTATATCTCACTACTGTTGAATTTTACCTTAATCCTGATAGTGTTTTCACTTGCTTAGAGTTATTTTCCAAAACTCCATTAAATTTTTCCACTCGTGTTTATATACTTGACCTTCTTGCTCTCTTAGGCCTGTTAACTCTGCATATTCTATCATTTTGAGCTGCCATTCCTCTTTCTTAGGAACTTCTCTCACCTTCTACTTTTGGGTTAACAAAATCCAAGCTGCTGTAATTGCGTACATGAATACATTTTTCTGGCTCCCGGGCACCTCTGTCTGCACCATTCCCAAAAGAAACGCTTCTGGTTTGGGGGTGAAATGTTTTTCAATTTCattatacagtaatacctccgcaaACGTCCGCCTTGTCTAGCGTCCGTTCTGGCGAACgtccgtggcaaacccggaagtaccagaactggttacttccgggtttgctgctcacgtatgcacagaagtgctaaatcgtgctttgcgcatgcgcaaaagcacaaACCGTTCCACACACGTGCGCAGATGCAGTGCTTTGCCCTGCGTCCAGGGCTCTGGAAGGGATCCTGGCCGCAAAACAAGCCACAACTGtaatatcatttcccaatatgtggtgcatgcccaccacatatgtagAAATGTTCCTCccacttctctgcatttccaaTACATATCAGATTTAATTTATACATCTTAGTTAACCTGCTCAGAGTTATATACCATCTATGTATCATTTTCACATAGTTTTCTTTTAGTGTGTAGCACACAGTAAATTTCAAATCTTTCTTCCCAAGTTTCTCCCAGCGGTCAGATTCAATATTATGCCCAAGATATTCAATATCTTGCCCAGTGAATCACTGATTATTTTACcagctcatcttttgtttcccgcTCCAATAACAACTAATACATTTTGGATAATAATGTTTCACTATTTTCTAATAGGATTCTCTCAAATTCTGAGCTTTGGtccaaaaattttttaaaaaatttatcttGAACCATTCATTTAATTgataatattgtaaccaatctgctacttgttgtttttttaaaaaaaattcttccactGTCTTCAGTCTGAGTTCCTTCTCCAAAAAGTCCAGGAATTCTCTGTATGTCGCCTGTTGTCTGACCATATTTATTCTTTTCATAGCAATGGCTTCTATTGGCGACAAACACAATGGAGTTTACCTTTCCAACAAGTTCTTATATTTCTCCCAGACTCCCTGATTTGAGAAACTCTTATATATCTTAGCTTTCCCATACCATAGACATGCATGCCAGCCGAATTTAAGATCATGACCTTCCAGATCTAATGGATAAGCGTCTTTTCAAACcaatccattcctttagccagcaaaGACATGCTGCCTCATAGTATAATTGTAAAGGGTGAAGGAGGGTAAAGCCTCCTCTTTATTTATTATCTATCAGAGTTTAATacttaattcttggtttcttcccccacCAGATATATCTAGAAATATCTCTGAAGCAGCACAAACAGTTGACGATCAGGACAGAttggaataaaaacattttagGTAATGCATTCATTTTGATGGCTGAAATTCTACCCATTAGGGAAAGCTTCATTCTTTCTCCCAGCTCCAAATCTTTCTTAATCTCTTTCCAAACCTTTGTATAAAAATTGACTTTATTCAAACAATTTGTTAACAATTAGAGAAATATACATTTTTTCAATTAAACACCCCCCACAAAATTCTACTTTTAACAACGCCACAAACATGTTAGAATCAAATGTTCAACCAAGGTCTGAATATACAACCAAGGTCTCTTTTACAACTGGCACTTCTGTTCTGCCTTTAAACAGCCGCCTGACACACATCCTTAAACTGACAAATCTCCTCCTGATTTGGGTGGAGGTAAAACAGAGGATACCAGCCCACATGAAGCTGCACATAAGGTAGACATggccagttttgtttttttgttttctaaagaaAGGTTGACGGTAGTTTTGTAATGTTTTAGATGGTCCAGTCCTGTTTTCAAATACATGTATGCTAAGGTCCACATCCAGACTTTTACCAAAGTGTGAGCAGATGGCTTTCAGAGAAGGGTGTGGTAGAAAAAGAGGCATGAGCTTATACAGTAAGTATTTACATGATAGGCCTTTAATTCCTTATACAGCTGATCGGAAGGGGGGAAAGCCAAATACTCTAGCAACTGGAGTATGGGAAAACAACCCTTGAACACTGCTCCCTGAAGCTACTCAATAGAGTAGGTATTTGCAGAATAGGGATGTGAGTCTTAGCTTACACAACTGATATGGAGAAAGAATACAGTACTGGAAATGTAATTTCATTACTTTTTAATAGTTGTTCTTAATTTAGTACTAGGGCCACCaagttttttcattttgtttacagCTTCTGCACCTTCAAGAGAAACCGACTATGTAGACAAAGACACTCTTCTTATAATTTTGTATCCAGTGACAATAATTTCAATGGCTTAAATTTCTGCCATCTCAGGCTGCCttgaaggcagaggagcaggACCAGACCCCCAAAAAAGCGGCCATCTGGACTGTattttggggaaagaaagaaggcagcTTTGGGCTGCTTTAACCAAAGTTTGCCTTCAACAGATGCCTGATGTACAGATTAagtatttacacacacaaaacccctgaTCCATTCAATTACAGTGTTAAAAGGAGTGTCAGGGCCACTAAAGGAAGGTGGCAACCCCCCGCCCCCTCAATCCATTGTAAAAGACAATTAAGTATCTAGAAAGCCGACCTGGACAGTTAAGGACGTTCACACCTATTGAATTAAAATCCTCAAGTGccaggtatatatatttttagaaaaacTCTTAGCGCTCCTGCTCTAAAATTCCTATTCAGATAGTAAAATTCCTATTCAGATACTAAAATGTCAGACTATAAGCAACAGCCTAACTTTTCCCCACAAGAAATTCCATCTGAGAGAGCACAGTTCCCAAGGGATCTACATTTCACTCATAGGCAGGGAACATTAAAAGAATGCCTGTACACCAAAGACACAGCCACAAGAGAAGCAAACTTCCCATCTTGACTGCACTGGGCACCCCATGTGAAACACTGGGTTGGCTATCTTGTGAGGTGGTGCCTAGAGAAATGTGGCTTCTTGCAAATACAGCTGAGGCCTGCTGCGAGAGAAGAGGGCCTGGGGAGGGCAGGAAAATGTTGTCTTGATGCAACCACCGGAACGTTCAACTGTCAAAATGCCACAAAGCTGGGGAGGATTGCAGGCTCCCTTTTCAGGCGTGCTCCGTCGGGCCTGCTCCATGCCCGTTGATGTGGGGGTGAGAAGGAGTGGACCCCTGAGGGGCCGGAATGTTCTCCTCCATCATGGCAGCCGCCAGAGGCATGGCTAGGCCTTCTGGAGAGGACATGGACAGCTCCTGTCTCCAATATGCTTCACACAGCGGGAGGTCGTTGGTGTCACACAGACTGTAGCTTTCCCCGAATGAGATGCCCATTAAGGAGAAAAGGACAGTGAAAAGCCATAAgagggagagtgagagagagagagagatacaggagggagagaaaaggagaaaagcaagACAGAGGCAACAGTGTTaagaaaatagcaaaaaaagggggggggagagatgcaacAACTAAAGTTAAGCACATAAGAGCCCTccaagatcaggccaaaggctcatttagtccagcatccagttctcacagtggccaaccagatgctagttatgggaagcccaaaagcaggaagcaagtgcaacagcactctccttaCTGGTAACAACAGCTAGTATTCAGGTTATACCGCATCCCCTCCAAGGTTTTGgaaagggagtctttcccagccctgactagaaataccagggattgaactcagAACCGTCCTCATACAAagg harbors:
- the RPL7A gene encoding 60S ribosomal protein L7a translates to MPKGKKAKGKKVAPAPAVVKKQEAKKVVNPLFEKRPKNFGIGQDIQPKRDLTRFVKWPRYIRLQRQRAILYKRLKVPPAVNQFTQALDRQTATQLLKLAHKYRPETKQEKKQRLLARAEQKAAGKGDVPTKRPPVLRAGVNTVTTLVENKKAQLVVIAHDVDPIELVVFLPALCRKMGVPYCIIKSKARLGRLVHRKTCTCVAFTQVNPEDKGALAKLVEAVKTNYNERYDEIRRHWGGNLLGPKSVARIAKLEKAKAKELATKLG